CTTTATGTCGCGATCGCGGCGCTGGTTGCTTTCGTCCTCTCGTTGAAGCGTGGCGAGCACCCGCGCATGCCGGAAATCGAAGTGCCGTCAGAACTGCGCTTCGATTCCGAAGGAAGGCCGGACAAGGGGGCTGTTTGAACCGCTTAATCCTTGCGCGCTTAAGCCGTTCTAAGCGGCATGGAAAACATCGGCTCATCGATCATCGCATCGCTCGGCGCGGGCAGCGGCGTGAACTTCATCCAGTTGGCCGAAGACATTGCGTCCGCAAGCTACGCGTTCCAGCGTGACAACCTGTCGAACCGCATAGAGACGCTGGAAGCGAAGATCTCAGCCGCATCCTTGCTCCGCAGCTCGCTGAACGAGTTGGCTTCGGCGCTCGGCGACCGGGTCCGTAATGGCGACCTCGCTCCGCAGGCGAGTATTGGCGACCCTTCGATCGCCTCTGTAGGCATCGCAGCGGGGGCTACACCCAGCGGCTCCTTCTCACTCGAAGTCACGCAGCTTGCCCAGGCGCAGACGCTGGTTTCGAAAAGCTATTCGAGCGGCAGTGACTTCGTCGGCGAAGGCACGCTCAACATCCGTTTCGGCACCGCCGACGGCGCAAATTTCACCGAGGATGCCTCCCGCGCCGTGCTTGAAATCGCGGTCACCGCCGATGACACGCTCGAAACGCTCGCAGGCAAGATTTCCAGTGCGAGCGGCGGTGCGATCGAGGCTTATGTCGCACAAGGGACGGGCGGCGCGCAACTGGTCCTCAAAGGGGAAGAGGGTGCGGCCAACGGTTTCGTGCTCGAGGGGCAGAGCAGCGCGATCCTGCCGCTTAGCCAGCCGGGCGACCTCAGCTATCTCTCGTGGAATCCGGCGAGCGATGCGGGTGAATTGCGGCAAGCCTCGCGCGATGCGCTGTTCAAGCTCGACACGGTCGAGATGCGGAGCGCGGGCAACTCCGTTTCCGGCCTTCCCGAAGGCTTGTCGCTCGATCTCAAGTCGACCAATATCGGTTCGCCAACCACCATTTCCTTCGCGAATAACACCTCAGCGATCACGCAGGTGATGGGCGATTTCGTTGCCGCGCTGAACGATCTTGCCGCGCAGGTCAACGAGACCGCTGCGGCGCAGG
The Erythrobacter sp. THAF29 DNA segment above includes these coding regions:
- the fliD gene encoding flagellar filament capping protein FliD codes for the protein MENIGSSIIASLGAGSGVNFIQLAEDIASASYAFQRDNLSNRIETLEAKISAASLLRSSLNELASALGDRVRNGDLAPQASIGDPSIASVGIAAGATPSGSFSLEVTQLAQAQTLVSKSYSSGSDFVGEGTLNIRFGTADGANFTEDASRAVLEIAVTADDTLETLAGKISSASGGAIEAYVAQGTGGAQLVLKGEEGAANGFVLEGQSSAILPLSQPGDLSYLSWNPASDAGELRQASRDALFKLDTVEMRSAGNSVSGLPEGLSLDLKSTNIGSPTTISFANNTSAITQVMGDFVAALNDLAAQVNETAAAQGGALGNDPGARELKRDLARLTNEIVMPGAAEGEPRTLADLGLSFTREGTFQLDTARLNATLAESPEAAAAMFTAGPFGVFATIDNLARENASRSSPGSLGASVLRYEAQVERSDERLERVAEQQEKLRERLTNSLVAAERSISTSQSTLTFLEQQIDIWNSRN